Part of the Caulifigura coniformis genome, GGATCGAGCACCTGCGGAAGGCACTCAAGGATCTGGCGGCTTCGCGACACGAACTGAGTCGCGAAGCGGCTGAGAACGCGGGTTCGGACGTACCGGACCGGTTCGCCTTCGCACGCCGGCAGCGGGACGCGCTGCGGGTGATGCAGATGCAGTTGCAGGTGCTCAGCGGAACCGTGCAGTGGCTGGCGTCGGCGCGCCTGGCGGGCAGTTGCGTGTGTGAAAACCTGGGCGAACGACTGGGGTCGGTCGTCGATGAGATGCGGCGGCAGGTCGAGTTTTCGTGCCAGGAACTGAGCCGTCAGCAGACCGCCTGGAAGCTCGAGCAGAGCCGTACGGAACTGGCTGCGGTCGATGCGTGCGAACAGGGATTGCGGAAGCAGATCGACTGGCTTCGCATGCGCCGGGAAGAACTGCTGGAAGAAGCGGCCCATCCGCTGATGAGCCGGTTGGCGCATACGGTGACGGCCGAGCGGCAGTACTGCGGATGCCCGCAGCACAGCGCCACGATGCGGGCGACGACGCCGAAGGTCGTGACGCGGCGCACTGTCCGGGAGCGCGAGGACGTCGTTTCGAACGCTCGTCCGGGCGACGTCGACCTCCAGACGGCGCTCATGGAGCGCCAGTCGGCGCTGTGGAGCGACTGGCAGTCGGCCATCCGGCTATCGTGTGAACTGGAGATCCGGCGGCGGAGGGTGATCGAGGAGCATCGCTCGATCGACATCGACGCTGCGCTGGCGGACTGCGAGCGACGTCTCCAGGACGCCCGCCGCGAAGTCGATGAACTCCAGGCGAAGCACACCGAGCTGGCGGCCATCGACGATGAGATCCGCACCGTGGAAAGCCAGCTGGTTCGCGACAAATCGAGCCGGGTGATCTCGGAAGCGTCCGAGCATCTCGACCTGCTCACGCTGGGACGTTATCGCGCGCTGCGCACCAGTGAGGACGCGACAAAGCTCCAGATCATCGCCGAGAACGGATCGCCGTATGTGGCGAGCGCTCTCAGCCGCGGAACCCTGTTTCAGGTGGCCCTCGCCCTGCGGGTCGCCCTGGTGGACGAGTATGCCCGCCGCGGCCTGGAATTCCCGCTCGTCCTGGACGATGTGCTGGTCGACAGCGATGAACATCGGCTGGAAGCGGCGGCGCACCTGCTGAGCGCCGCGGCCGAGCGCGGGCGACAGATTCTGTTCCTCACATGCCAGGATCATCTGGTCGACATGCTGGAGGATCGGGGCGCGGCGATTCACACGCTGATCGGGGCGACGAGATCGCGGGCCGCGCGGGCGCCGTTCGTACCCGCCGCGCCGGTGGTGTCCATTGCTGCGACTCCGGCCACTGTGCCCTCGACGACAGAAGTTCCCCAGGACGCGCCCCGCAAGGTCGTGGTGACGCCGGCCGATCTCAGCGACGACGATCTGCGTCTGGCCACGGAGATTCCGTCGCTTTCCGCATCCTCCGCAGCGCTGCTGGCCCACGAAGGGATTCACACGCTGAGGCAGGTGCTGGACCTCGACCCGCGAGCGGAAGCGACGCTGCTGGCGCGGCTGGGGATCTCGCGGATCGATCTCGCGACGTGGCAGGCGGAGGCGGCCCTGCTCGATGGCCTGCCGAATGTTTCGAAAGAGGACGTGCGGCTCCTGGCCGCGGTGGGAGTTCACGGGCCGGAGAAGCTGGCCCGGTTCACGGCGGAGGTGCTTTGGCAGCGGATCCAGAGGTTCCGGGGTTCGACTCCGCAGCCCTGGCACGCCTGGATTCGCGATCGCAACAGTTGGCCTCGCGAAGACGAGGTGGCGGAGTGGATTCGCGCGGCGCGGCGGGTGCGGGACGAACAGGCCCCCCGGGAAATCCTGGCTCTGGCTCGTGGAGACGCGGAGGACGATTCCGACAATCAAGACCCCGATGACCAGGGACCGAAGCCGGCGGGCGAGGGCGACGGCAGCTCACGAAAGCGAACCCGTCGGTCGCGGCGCTCCCGATTCACGGCATCATCGAATGCCCGGTCGCGTGGATCAGCGTCGGCTGAGACGGACGCGCGGTATTTCCTGACCATCGACAGCCCGATCGTGGATGCTCCCTCGATCGGCCCGAAGACAGCCCGCCTGCTGAACCGGGCCGGCGTGCAGACCGTGATTCACCTGCTGCAGCGCGATCCGGCGGAGCTGGCCGAGAACATCGCGGATCGCGCGATCACGGCCGAGGTGATCACCGGCTGGCAGCAGCAGTCGCGTCTGATGTGCGAGATTCCGGAACTACGGGGTCACGATGCGCAGCTGCTGGTCGGTTGCGGATTCCCGACGGTGGATTCTCTGGCGACGTCCGCGCCGGGAGAAGCGTTCGACGCGATTGCGATGCTGGCGAAGTCGAAGACGGGGCAGCGGATGCTGCGGTCGTCGGCCGCGCCGGAGCGTGAAGAGATCGCGGCGTGGGTCGAGTTTGCGCGGTCGAGGCAGGATCGCCGGGCGGCGTAGCGCGTCTTTGCGTTGCTGTAGTGGATGGGACTCGAAGCGGAGCTTCGACGAGGGTGCGTGCCCAGGCTCCAGCCTGGGCACGAGGACACCGTCAGCGTTCAGCGTTGCTTGCGCCTGGGACCGCGGTACGGCGGGCGCCCGGGCGGGTGTGGCTGCGGCTTCTCGGCGGTGTGTGCGCGGCGGGCGACTTCGCTGATGAGGATGGCGCAGGCAACTCCGACATTGAGGCTTTCCACCGCTCCGGTCCCCGGGATCTGGAGCGATTCATCCGCGAGGGCGGCGATCTCGGGAGAGACGCCGTGGACCTCGTTGCCGAGGATGATGACCGACCGCGGCGTGAGGCCCGCCCTGTAGAGATTCCCTCCGGCGCCACTGGCGGTCGCGAAGAGGCGGTATCCCAGCCCCTTCAGTTGCAGAAGAACGGTTGCGGGATCATGGAGTCGGGCAAGGGGGACTGTCTCGGCGCCGCCTTCGGCGACGCGGGCCGCGGAAGCGGTAACGCCTGGGAGCTGCTCGCGCTGGCCGAGGACCGCGCCGATGCCGAAGTGGGCCGAGGTCCTGAGGATCGCTCCGAGGTTGTGCGGATTCTGGACGCCGTCGAGGTAAAGGAGTGAGCCAGCGACTCGGCCGGTGCGGATCGCATCGAGCAGGCGGTCGTCGGTGAGATCGACCTGCCGGCGGGCGAGGACGACGATGCCCTGGTGGTGAACGGTTTCGGCCAGGCGCTCGAGGTTCTCCTCTTCGACGATGTGATAGGCGCGGCGCTGCTCGGCGCACCATTTCAGGAGCGCGCTGAATTCCTTGACGCGCGGCTGGTCGACATAGACGCGGATGATGTCATCCGGCCTTTTGGCGAAGAGCGCGTGGCAGGCGTGGCGGCCGTGGTATTTCTGCTCGTCCTGATCGGACGGGCGAGGGGACGGACGTCGACCGCGATGCTCCTTCGCTCCGTGGGGCCTGGGGCGGGCGTCCTTCGGGCGATGTCGATCGGTGGAGCGGTATTTCATGGGTCGAGTGGAAGGTTGGCGTCGTCGTTGCGCGGGAACGCGCGACACCTGAGCGGCTTCGGGAATCGGTTCGTGGACGCCGCTCTTACTTCAGCGCGGCCAGCTTCTCGCGGAGGACGGCCTCGAACTCGTCACCGCGGTCCTTGTAGGGGCGGTTCCTGAGATACCAGTCGCCCCAGGCCTTGAGAGCCGCGTTGCGCCAGCCTTTGAGCGTGGCTTCGCGAATGTCGACGCCGGCATCGAGGGGAAGGCCTTCGAACGGATCGAGCTGCAGGTCGAAGCCCGCGGGTTTGCGGCTGATCCAGCAGAGGGCGTTGTGAGCCTCGATGTTCACGTCGACATCGGGATCCTCGAGCGCCGTGATGAGGTAGCGGGCGAGACTCAGATCGTTCGTTCGGCCGAGTGCCCAGGCGGCCGTGCGGCGAATCTCGACGTTCGGATGCTGGATCAGTTTTACCAGCAGGCCCTTCTGCTGGATGAGTTCGCGGCGATCGCCGATCTGAACCTGCTCGACGAACTGCTCCTGGACATCTTCGATGTCGAGGTTATCGGCCTTGGTGAGGGAGGCGAGGAGTTGATCGAGAGGCGTGGCCGGCTTTCCGTCGGTCTTGGCCTTCGCAGTTCCTCCGTTGGCGTCGGGGAGTCCGCGGCCTCCCTGGAGGAGGCCATTGCCGAAGGTGGCGATCGGGTCTCTGCGTTTCAGCAGCTTGGCCGTCGATTTCGCGAGGGCGAGGATGGCGAGCGAGGTGTCTGAGGGAGTGTTTCCCCAGCTGCCGTCCATGTTCTGCTTGGCCACCAGCACGTCGGAAATCTCGTTGTACCACTCATGGGAGCCGATCGAGCTGATGTTGACGAGGGCCGTCATGCGCTCGAGGGAGTAGAAGTAGTAGGCGTAGAAGCCGGGAACGGGGTTTTCGATGGTGAAGCGCGGGACGATCCAGGCGTAGGCGCGCTTCATGGCCTTGGCGGTTCCCTCCGGAATGCCGGCGGTGTCGCCAAGGGGGCCAGCTGCGGGGGGGAGGTTGACCGGGACGGCCTCGAGAACGGAGTTGTTCTTGGCCACGGCAGGCTTTGGCTTCGGCGGCGATTTCGGTCCTTCGCTTTCGAGGTTGGGAGGGACGTCAGACAGGTGCATCCAGGCGATGGACATGCTGCCGACCGCGTTGACCGTCATGTTCAGGACGGAGGCGCCGCCGCCGAAGCCCTGGGCCGTTCCCGGCTTGTAGCTGAAGCCGCCGTCGTTGTTCTGGATGGAGAGGTGCCACTTGATGGAGTTGCTCCAGACCTCGGGCGGCGAGGGGACATCGGCGCGGGCACATGCCCAGAGCCCCAGAAGGGCGTAGTGGGTCACGCTGGTGTCGCCGCGATCCATGATGCCGGGGTAGTCCCACGAGCCATCGGCCCGCTGTCCCTGCTCGATGAACTTCTGAATCGCGATCAGCTCGTTGCGGTATTTTTCCCCATCGAGATCGGCGAGGAGGACGGCGTCGACGCCGGCGATGTAATAGCACTCGCGATGACCGGCCAGCCCGTAGCCCTTGGCGGGATCGATGCGTTTCTGGATCTCGCCGATGGCATCCTGGATTTCAGGAGTCTGCGGGGGCATTCCTGCCTTGAGCAGGGCGAGAGCCGCGATGGTCTTATAGCCTTCGTGGTAGCTCGCGAAATTGCTTCGGACGGACGCCGCGGCGCGGCCGATCGCCTGTTGCTGGCGGGCGGCATCGGCGGCCTGAAGGGCCTGCGGGAGACCACAGAGAAGCGCGAGGGTGAGGCAGGATCGAAACATACGCAGAACCGAGACGCGAAGGGTGTTCGGGCCCGTTCGAACGCGCGAACCGGGGGTTTGAGTATAACGCCCTCGGGAAACCAAGAGCGAATTGAATCGCATCCGGAGGGTTTCCCGGTGTTGGTCGTTACCGGCCTTTCGGGAGGACGTTCGGCAGGTGTCCGGCGATGGTCGCATCGAACGATGCGGCGGGCCGGGACCAGAACTCGATCCAGTCGCTCCAGCGGATCGCTGTGCGGGCGAAGAACAGGTCGTCCGTTTCGAGGCGCGGGAGCTGGTAGCGTTCGGCGAGGCGAGCGGGGCGGGGGGAGAGAGTGCGGGAGTCGCTGAACGGGTAGGTGATTTCGGCTTCGAAATCGGGCTCGGGCCAGACGACGAGGCCAGAGTCGGCGATGTCGTAGGAGTGGTAGCGGCGGTGGAGGGCCGAGGCGAGGTGTTCGCGGACGATGTCGACGCCGCTCAGGGCGTAGAAGCCGGCGACGGCGATGCCGCAGGCGATTCGTCGCTGCGTGCCGAGGAGATCGAGCCAGCCGGTCCCGTCGATTCCGGCAACGAGGAAACCCGATTGCTCGGCAAAGGTGGCCTGGAGGGGATCATCGGGGAACCGTCTCGAGGCGAGGGACCACTGGATCGTGTTGGCCGTCACGTGGATCTCGGCGACGTGCAGTTCTCCTGCGTCGACCAGCCCGGAAGCCTCGAGCAGGTGGATCAATTCGCGTTCGACGAAGTGCTGGAAGTCGCGTTCGACGTGGTGCAGCTTCTCGTGTGCGCGGGCGATCGCGGCCCGCTTGCCGGAATCGAAGCGGCGCTCGGCCCTGCGCAGTTTGGCGTAGCCCTTGGGAAGGGCCCCGGAATGGAAGCCGGGCCGGAGAAGGCGAGTGACCGTTTCGCCGTGGGAGCCGACGATGGTGGGCTTGAGAGTGGGGCTGCGATTGGCGGCGTACAGCCGCCAGTTCTCCTTCAGCTCCCAGACGAGAAACCCGAAGACGCCGGGGATGCCGAAGATGATCGCGCCGGCGACGGTGTTGGCGTAGGCGTGCCCCATTGCGGGCGCGAGCTGGCCGGCCAGCATCGGCTGCATGGGGAGGATGATCTTGTGGGAGACCGTGACGACGGGGAAGTGCTTGATGGGGTTGATCTGCGGCTCGATCAGCAGCGTGACGCAGA contains:
- a CDS encoding DUF4332 domain-containing protein gives rise to the protein MKFTDFSIDNFGALSKYSLPEIAPGLNVLHGPNGSGKTTLLQFIRGIFAGFAEARRRQLIPPVGSGAAGGTIGVEWGSRRLAVIRHSRPDEYETLAINVRQGVADEGQSLRKQIEAFDDERLSVLFTAGSFDANSVEALISLARQDGIDLSTVVGNERPLSTRLTHLHSRRSLLLREIGEPGRRGELLLLCEAIEREALEIQRQADERKADLLRARVDVEQKLAALDRDIQALDLDWQAVSTDLSECEDRLWNATSRTVVDVVYLQEAETPSVNPRLPEVEELDLRIEHLRKALKDLAASRHELSREAAENAGSDVPDRFAFARRQRDALRVMQMQLQVLSGTVQWLASARLAGSCVCENLGERLGSVVDEMRRQVEFSCQELSRQQTAWKLEQSRTELAAVDACEQGLRKQIDWLRMRREELLEEAAHPLMSRLAHTVTAERQYCGCPQHSATMRATTPKVVTRRTVREREDVVSNARPGDVDLQTALMERQSALWSDWQSAIRLSCELEIRRRRVIEEHRSIDIDAALADCERRLQDARREVDELQAKHTELAAIDDEIRTVESQLVRDKSSRVISEASEHLDLLTLGRYRALRTSEDATKLQIIAENGSPYVASALSRGTLFQVALALRVALVDEYARRGLEFPLVLDDVLVDSDEHRLEAAAHLLSAAAERGRQILFLTCQDHLVDMLEDRGAAIHTLIGATRSRAARAPFVPAAPVVSIAATPATVPSTTEVPQDAPRKVVVTPADLSDDDLRLATEIPSLSASSAALLAHEGIHTLRQVLDLDPRAEATLLARLGISRIDLATWQAEAALLDGLPNVSKEDVRLLAAVGVHGPEKLARFTAEVLWQRIQRFRGSTPQPWHAWIRDRNSWPREDEVAEWIRAARRVRDEQAPREILALARGDAEDDSDNQDPDDQGPKPAGEGDGSSRKRTRRSRRSRFTASSNARSRGSASAETDARYFLTIDSPIVDAPSIGPKTARLLNRAGVQTVIHLLQRDPAELAENIADRAITAEVITGWQQQSRLMCEIPELRGHDAQLLVGCGFPTVDSLATSAPGEAFDAIAMLAKSKTGQRMLRSSAAPEREEIAAWVEFARSRQDRRAA
- a CDS encoding TrmH family RNA methyltransferase — encoded protein: MKYRSTDRHRPKDARPRPHGAKEHRGRRPSPRPSDQDEQKYHGRHACHALFAKRPDDIIRVYVDQPRVKEFSALLKWCAEQRRAYHIVEEENLERLAETVHHQGIVVLARRQVDLTDDRLLDAIRTGRVAGSLLYLDGVQNPHNLGAILRTSAHFGIGAVLGQREQLPGVTASAARVAEGGAETVPLARLHDPATVLLQLKGLGYRLFATASGAGGNLYRAGLTPRSVIILGNEVHGVSPEIAALADESLQIPGTGAVESLNVGVACAILISEVARRAHTAEKPQPHPPGRPPYRGPRRKQR
- a CDS encoding HEAT repeat domain-containing protein, which produces MFRSCLTLALLCGLPQALQAADAARQQQAIGRAAASVRSNFASYHEGYKTIAALALLKAGMPPQTPEIQDAIGEIQKRIDPAKGYGLAGHRECYYIAGVDAVLLADLDGEKYRNELIAIQKFIEQGQRADGSWDYPGIMDRGDTSVTHYALLGLWACARADVPSPPEVWSNSIKWHLSIQNNDGGFSYKPGTAQGFGGGASVLNMTVNAVGSMSIAWMHLSDVPPNLESEGPKSPPKPKPAVAKNNSVLEAVPVNLPPAAGPLGDTAGIPEGTAKAMKRAYAWIVPRFTIENPVPGFYAYYFYSLERMTALVNISSIGSHEWYNEISDVLVAKQNMDGSWGNTPSDTSLAILALAKSTAKLLKRRDPIATFGNGLLQGGRGLPDANGGTAKAKTDGKPATPLDQLLASLTKADNLDIEDVQEQFVEQVQIGDRRELIQQKGLLVKLIQHPNVEIRRTAAWALGRTNDLSLARYLITALEDPDVDVNIEAHNALCWISRKPAGFDLQLDPFEGLPLDAGVDIREATLKGWRNAALKAWGDWYLRNRPYKDRGDEFEAVLREKLAALK